One window from the genome of Pantoea cypripedii encodes:
- the uxaC gene encoding glucuronate isomerase — translation MPRFMSEDFLLESEFARRLYHDYAKDQPIFDYHCHLPPQQIAENYRFTNLYDIWLKGDHYKWRAMRANGVPEALCTGNASDREKFNAWARTVPHTIGNPLYHWTHLELRRPFGITDVLLSEQTADRIWDSCNALLAQDAFSARGIMQQMNVKMVGTTDDPLDDLRHHHALAQDASFNVKVLPSWRPDKAFNIELDTFLPWIQRLEQVADVSVQRFDDLRRALSKRLDHFAAHGCKVSDHALDVVVYAEADEATLDSILARRLQGSAPSAEETAQFRTAVLVWLGSEYARRGWAQQYHIGALRNANRHHFELLGPDTGFDSINDAPLAIPLARLLDAQNRQNGLPKTILYCLNPRDNEVLATMAGNFQGEGEPGKMQFGSAWWFNDQLDGMQRQMTQLAQIGLLSRFVGMLTDSRSFLSYTRHEYFRRLLCQMIGNWVERGEAPADEALLGQMVQNICFNNARDYFGIELGA, via the coding sequence ATGCCGCGTTTTATGAGTGAGGATTTTTTACTGGAAAGCGAATTTGCGCGTCGTCTCTATCATGACTACGCCAAAGACCAGCCGATTTTCGATTATCACTGCCATTTGCCCCCGCAGCAGATTGCCGAAAACTACCGCTTTACCAACCTCTATGACATCTGGTTGAAAGGTGACCACTATAAGTGGCGAGCGATGCGTGCCAATGGCGTACCAGAAGCCCTGTGTACCGGTAACGCCAGCGATCGCGAAAAATTTAACGCCTGGGCGCGTACCGTGCCGCACACCATTGGTAATCCGCTCTATCACTGGACGCACCTCGAACTGCGCCGTCCGTTCGGTATCACCGATGTTCTGCTGTCTGAGCAAACGGCAGACCGCATCTGGGACAGCTGTAACGCATTGCTGGCACAGGATGCGTTCAGTGCTCGCGGCATCATGCAGCAGATGAACGTCAAAATGGTCGGTACTACTGACGACCCCCTCGACGATCTGCGCCATCATCACGCGCTGGCGCAGGACGCGAGTTTTAACGTCAAAGTGCTGCCGAGCTGGCGTCCGGACAAAGCCTTTAATATCGAGCTGGACACTTTCCTGCCGTGGATCCAGCGTCTGGAACAGGTGGCGGATGTCAGCGTGCAGCGCTTCGACGATCTGCGTCGCGCCTTAAGCAAACGTCTCGACCATTTCGCCGCTCACGGTTGCAAGGTTTCTGACCACGCGCTGGATGTGGTGGTGTATGCCGAAGCGGATGAGGCCACCCTTGATAGCATTCTGGCGCGTCGTTTACAGGGGAGTGCGCCGTCGGCAGAGGAAACTGCGCAATTCAGAACGGCGGTGCTGGTATGGCTGGGTAGCGAATATGCCCGCCGTGGCTGGGCGCAGCAGTATCACATCGGCGCGCTGCGTAACGCCAACCGCCATCACTTCGAATTGCTGGGACCGGACACTGGCTTCGATTCCATCAATGATGCGCCGCTGGCCATCCCGCTGGCACGTCTGCTGGATGCGCAAAACCGCCAGAACGGTCTGCCGAAAACCATCCTGTATTGCCTGAATCCGCGTGATAACGAAGTGCTGGCAACCATGGCCGGGAATTTCCAGGGCGAAGGCGAGCCGGGCAAAATGCAATTTGGTTCCGCGTGGTGGTTTAACGATCAGCTGGATGGCATGCAACGTCAGATGACCCAGCTGGCGCAGATTGGTTTGCTCAGCCGTTTTGTCGGCATGCTGACTGACAGCCGCAGCTTCCTGTCTTACACCCGTCACGAATATTTCCGCCGCCTGCTGTGCCAGATGATTGGCAACTGGGTAGAACGCGGTGAAGCACCCGCAGACGAAGCGCTGCTGGGACAGATGGTACAAAACATCTGTTTCAACAATGCGCGTGATTACTTCGGCATAGAGTTAGGAGCCTGA
- a CDS encoding DedA family protein — protein MDILQALLHALWQQDYETLSDPTLVWAIYGVLFMILFLENGLLPAAFLPGDSLLILVGVLISKGTMSFPLTLLVLTTGASLGCWVSYIQGRWLGNTPTVQKWLSHLPAQYHQRAHSLFHRHGLSALLIGRFIAFVRTLLPTIAGLSGLSNARFQFFNWVSGLLWVLILTVLGFALGKTPIFRRYEDELMFCLMLLPLVLLVIGLVGSLVMLWRKRQSDQNGKSQ, from the coding sequence ATGGATATTTTGCAGGCATTGCTGCATGCCTTATGGCAGCAGGATTATGAAACCCTTTCCGACCCGACGCTGGTATGGGCCATTTATGGCGTGCTGTTCATGATTTTATTCCTGGAGAATGGCCTGCTGCCCGCTGCATTTTTGCCCGGTGATAGTCTGCTGATTCTGGTTGGCGTACTGATTTCAAAAGGCACCATGAGCTTCCCTCTCACCCTGCTGGTACTGACCACCGGTGCCAGTCTCGGCTGCTGGGTCAGTTATATCCAGGGACGCTGGCTGGGCAATACGCCCACGGTACAAAAATGGCTCTCACATCTGCCCGCGCAATATCATCAGCGCGCGCATAGCCTGTTCCACCGTCATGGACTTTCCGCGCTGCTGATTGGTCGCTTTATTGCGTTTGTTCGCACCCTGCTGCCCACCATCGCCGGGTTATCCGGTCTCAGCAATGCGCGTTTTCAGTTCTTCAACTGGGTGAGCGGCCTGCTGTGGGTACTGATTCTTACTGTGCTGGGGTTTGCGCTCGGCAAAACACCAATTTTCCGTCGTTACGAAGATGAACTGATGTTCTGCCTGATGCTGCTGCCTCTGGTTCTGCTGGTGATCGGCCTGGTAGGTTCACTGGTGATGTTGTGGCGTAAACGTCAGTCTGATCAAAACGGGAAATCTCAGTAA
- a CDS encoding tagaturonate reductase, which yields MQRLNRHDFPGAHYTDRVIQFGEGNFLRAFIDWQLDWLNEHQGTDAGVVVVRPRNREVKDSLNQQDGLYTTLIRGLNAAGEQVSETRLIRSLNREIQPYQQFDDFLALARAPQMRFVFSNTTEAGIAFAEQDQLDDAPASSFPGKLTQLLWARYLHFAGAADKGWLIVPCELIDYNGDTLRELVLRYAGHWQLPEAFTLWVQQHCAFYNTLVDRIVTGFPTDADAIAAHLGYEDRFLVAGEVYYQFVIQGPDALAQELQLAALAPEVRLVDDITPYKAQKVAILNGAHTAMVPVAFQAGLESVGEAMEDAQIASFVDGLLREEVIPTLDLPPVELHAFADAVQRRFRNPFIRHALLSIALNGMTKFRTRILPQLLLAQQKQDSWPPRLTFAFAALLAFYRGKQGDKSWPLQDDAHWLQRYAELWPALEADQQTPEQLVRTVLSDASHWGEDLTRQPGLVAAVSHHLQNIIVHGMRTALTQLR from the coding sequence ATGCAGCGGCTTAACCGTCACGATTTTCCCGGCGCTCACTATACCGATCGCGTCATTCAGTTCGGGGAAGGTAACTTCCTGCGTGCCTTTATCGACTGGCAGCTTGACTGGCTGAATGAACATCAGGGCACCGATGCGGGTGTGGTGGTGGTGCGGCCGCGCAACAGGGAAGTGAAAGATTCACTGAATCAGCAGGATGGGCTGTATACCACGTTGATTCGCGGGCTGAATGCGGCGGGTGAGCAGGTCAGTGAAACCCGCCTGATTCGCAGCCTCAACCGTGAAATTCAGCCTTATCAGCAATTTGACGATTTCCTGGCGCTGGCACGCGCTCCACAGATGCGTTTTGTGTTTTCGAATACCACTGAAGCCGGTATCGCTTTTGCTGAACAGGACCAACTGGACGATGCGCCAGCCTCCTCCTTTCCCGGCAAACTGACCCAGCTGCTGTGGGCGCGTTACCTGCATTTCGCCGGTGCCGCCGATAAAGGCTGGTTGATCGTTCCCTGTGAATTGATTGATTACAACGGCGATACGCTGCGCGAACTGGTGCTGCGCTACGCCGGGCACTGGCAGCTGCCAGAGGCGTTCACCCTCTGGGTGCAGCAACATTGCGCGTTTTATAACACCCTGGTGGACCGCATCGTCACCGGCTTTCCGACCGACGCTGATGCAATCGCTGCGCACCTGGGCTACGAAGACCGTTTCCTGGTGGCGGGCGAGGTTTATTACCAGTTCGTGATTCAGGGGCCGGATGCGCTGGCGCAGGAGTTGCAACTGGCGGCGCTGGCACCGGAAGTGCGGCTGGTTGATGACATCACGCCTTACAAAGCGCAGAAAGTGGCGATCCTCAATGGCGCGCACACGGCGATGGTCCCGGTGGCGTTTCAGGCGGGGCTGGAGAGCGTGGGCGAAGCAATGGAGGATGCGCAGATCGCCAGCTTTGTTGATGGGTTGCTGCGTGAAGAAGTGATCCCGACGCTTGATCTGCCGCCTGTGGAACTGCACGCCTTTGCCGATGCGGTACAGCGTCGCTTCCGTAATCCGTTTATTCGCCATGCGCTGCTGTCGATTGCGCTGAATGGCATGACCAAATTCCGCACCCGGATTCTGCCGCAGCTGTTGCTGGCACAGCAGAAACAGGACAGCTGGCCGCCCCGTCTGACCTTCGCCTTTGCCGCATTGCTGGCGTTTTATCGCGGCAAGCAGGGCGATAAAAGCTGGCCGCTACAGGACGATGCCCACTGGCTGCAACGCTATGCTGAGCTGTGGCCTGCGCTGGAAGCGGATCAGCAAACCCCGGAACAACTGGTACGCACCGTACTGAGCGACGCCAGCCACTGGGGTGAAGATTTAACCCGGCAGCCAGGATTGGTGGCTGCGGTAAGCCATCACCTGCAAAACATCATCGTTCACGGGATGCGGACGGCGCTGACACAACTGAGATAA
- a CDS encoding DoxX family protein: MKKFEDSGLLLARVLMTILFITAGWGKLTGYAGTAQYMQSMGVPGFLLPLVILLELGGGLAILFGFLTRFTALFTAGFTILTAFLFHSNFAEGVNQLMFMKNLSIAGGFLVLGLVGPGAYSIDRVIRQRFLPATAR; the protein is encoded by the coding sequence ATGAAAAAATTCGAAGATTCAGGCCTGTTGCTGGCACGCGTACTGATGACCATTCTGTTTATCACCGCAGGCTGGGGTAAACTTACTGGTTATGCGGGCACTGCACAGTACATGCAATCGATGGGCGTGCCGGGCTTCCTGCTGCCGCTGGTTATTCTGCTCGAACTGGGTGGTGGTCTGGCCATTCTGTTTGGTTTCCTGACCCGTTTCACCGCGCTGTTTACTGCGGGCTTCACCATTCTGACGGCGTTTCTGTTCCACAGCAACTTCGCGGAAGGCGTTAACCAGCTGATGTTTATGAAAAACCTGTCAATCGCAGGTGGCTTCCTGGTGCTGGGCCTGGTCGGTCCGGGTGCTTACAGCATCGACCGCGTGATCCGTCAGCGTTTCCTGCCAGCGACCGCACGCTAA
- a CDS encoding MFS transporter, with protein sequence MRKIKGLRWYMIGLVTMGTVLGYLTRNTIAVAAPTLATQLHITTQQYSYIVAAYSACYTVMQPVAGYVLDMLGTKVGYAVFAVLWAIFCAATALAGSWGGFALARGAVGAAEAAMIPAGLKASSEWFPAKERSVAVGYFNVGSSIGAMLAPPLVVWAIVAHSWEMAFIITGVLSMIWALCWLVFYKHPKQQDKLSDEERHYIIAGQEVQHQTGNSSKMSVGQILRNRQFWGIALPRFLAEPAWGTFNAWIPLFMFKVYGFNLKEIALFAWMPMLFADFGCILGGYLPPFFQRVFGVNLIVSRKLVVTMGAVLMIGPGTIGLFTSPYVAIGLLCIGGFAHQALSGALITLSSDVFGRNEVATANGLTGMAAWTASTLFALVVGALADTLGFSPLFAALAVFDLIGAVVIWTVLKNKPVSELESSVPAHTAAARS encoded by the coding sequence ATGCGTAAGATCAAAGGGCTACGCTGGTACATGATTGGGCTGGTGACAATGGGCACCGTACTGGGTTACCTGACGCGTAACACCATTGCCGTAGCAGCACCCACACTGGCCACTCAGCTGCACATCACCACACAGCAATATTCATATATCGTCGCCGCCTACTCTGCCTGTTATACGGTGATGCAGCCGGTAGCCGGTTATGTACTGGACATGCTGGGTACTAAAGTGGGTTATGCGGTATTTGCCGTGTTATGGGCAATCTTCTGTGCCGCTACCGCATTGGCGGGCAGTTGGGGCGGTTTTGCTCTGGCACGTGGTGCCGTGGGTGCCGCCGAAGCCGCGATGATCCCGGCGGGATTAAAAGCCAGCAGCGAGTGGTTCCCGGCCAAAGAACGCTCCGTTGCAGTGGGCTATTTCAACGTCGGTTCATCGATTGGTGCCATGCTGGCACCGCCGCTGGTGGTGTGGGCCATCGTGGCGCATAGCTGGGAGATGGCGTTTATCATCACCGGTGTGCTAAGCATGATCTGGGCGCTGTGCTGGCTGGTGTTTTATAAGCATCCGAAGCAACAGGACAAACTGAGTGACGAGGAACGCCACTACATTATTGCCGGCCAGGAAGTACAACATCAAACCGGCAACAGCAGCAAAATGTCAGTGGGTCAGATTCTGCGTAACCGCCAGTTCTGGGGTATTGCCCTGCCACGCTTCCTCGCCGAACCGGCCTGGGGGACCTTCAATGCCTGGATTCCCCTGTTTATGTTCAAGGTGTACGGCTTTAATTTGAAGGAAATTGCGCTGTTTGCCTGGATGCCGATGCTGTTCGCCGATTTCGGCTGCATTCTCGGCGGTTATCTGCCTCCGTTTTTTCAGCGCGTGTTCGGCGTCAATCTGATCGTCTCACGTAAGCTGGTGGTGACCATGGGTGCAGTGCTGATGATCGGCCCGGGCACCATCGGCCTGTTTACCAGCCCTTACGTGGCGATTGGTTTGCTGTGTATCGGTGGTTTTGCGCATCAGGCGTTGTCCGGTGCTCTGATCACCCTGTCGTCCGATGTATTTGGCCGTAATGAAGTTGCCACCGCCAACGGTTTGACGGGTATGGCCGCATGGACTGCCAGCACCCTGTTCGCTCTGGTTGTGGGTGCACTGGCCGATACGCTGGGCTTCAGCCCGCTGTTCGCCGCACTGGCGGTATTTGACCTGATCGGTGCTGTGGTGATCTGGACCGTGCTGAAAAATAAACCGGTTTCCGAGCTGGAAAGCTCAGTTCCGGCACATACAGCCGCCGCCCGCAGTTAA
- a CDS encoding UxaA family hydrolase yields MQDAIRIHSRDNVAVALRDLEAHTQVDINNVCVELQQAVGRGHKFALQPLATDALVIKYGLPIAHATTPIAAGEIIHSQNARTNLSDLDEYDYQPDFIELPPQAGDREVQIYRRANGEVGIRNELWILPTVGCVNGIARQILQRFLKETDDAAGIDGVHLFSHPFGCSQLGQDHENTRTMLQNMVRHPNAGAVLVIGLGCENNQVDVFRDTLGSFESDRVQFMVCQQQDDEVEAGLERLHALYNVMRHDQRQPGKLSELKFGLECGGSDGFSGITANPMLGRFSDQMIANGGTTVLTEVPEMFGAERILMSRCRDESTFDKTVAMINDFKRYFIDHQQPIYENPSPGNKAGGITTLEEKSLGCTQKAGQSQVVDVLKYGERLKTPGLNLLSAPGNDAVATSALAGAGCHMVLFTTGRGTPYGGFVPTVKIATNTQLAEKKPHWIDFNAGRLIEGMSMEAMLADFVDMIVAIANGKSSRNETNDFRELAIFKSGVTL; encoded by the coding sequence ATGCAAGATGCGATAAGAATACATTCACGCGATAACGTCGCTGTGGCGTTGCGCGATTTGGAAGCCCATACCCAGGTTGACATCAATAACGTATGTGTTGAGTTGCAGCAGGCGGTAGGGCGCGGGCATAAATTTGCCCTGCAACCGCTGGCAACCGATGCGCTGGTGATCAAATACGGATTACCCATCGCCCATGCTACGACACCGATCGCGGCGGGCGAAATCATCCATTCGCAGAACGCCCGTACTAATCTGAGCGATCTGGACGAATATGATTACCAGCCTGATTTCATTGAGTTACCACCGCAGGCCGGGGATCGCGAGGTACAAATTTATCGGCGCGCCAATGGTGAGGTGGGGATCCGCAATGAACTGTGGATCCTGCCGACAGTGGGCTGCGTTAATGGCATTGCCCGCCAGATCCTGCAACGTTTTCTGAAAGAGACGGATGATGCGGCAGGGATCGACGGTGTACATCTGTTCAGCCATCCGTTTGGTTGCTCTCAGCTGGGCCAGGATCATGAAAACACCCGTACCATGTTGCAGAACATGGTGCGGCACCCCAATGCGGGTGCGGTGCTGGTGATTGGCCTCGGCTGCGAGAACAATCAGGTGGATGTGTTCCGCGATACGCTGGGCAGCTTCGAAAGCGATCGTGTGCAGTTTATGGTGTGTCAGCAGCAGGATGATGAAGTTGAAGCGGGGCTGGAGCGGCTGCATGCCTTGTACAACGTGATGCGTCATGACCAGCGCCAGCCAGGTAAGCTGAGCGAACTAAAATTCGGGCTGGAGTGTGGGGGATCAGATGGTTTTTCCGGCATCACCGCCAACCCGATGCTGGGGCGTTTCTCCGATCAGATGATTGCCAATGGCGGTACCACGGTACTGACCGAAGTACCGGAGATGTTTGGTGCTGAGCGTATCCTGATGAGTCGCTGCCGTGATGAATCCACCTTTGATAAGACCGTGGCGATGATTAACGACTTCAAACGCTACTTTATTGATCATCAGCAGCCGATTTACGAGAACCCCTCTCCGGGTAATAAAGCCGGGGGCATCACGACGCTGGAGGAAAAATCGCTGGGCTGTACGCAAAAAGCCGGACAGAGCCAGGTGGTGGATGTCCTGAAATATGGTGAGCGGCTGAAAACGCCGGGTCTTAATCTGCTGAGTGCTCCGGGCAATGATGCGGTCGCCACCAGCGCACTGGCTGGGGCGGGCTGCCATATGGTGTTGTTCACGACGGGTCGCGGTACGCCTTATGGCGGCTTTGTCCCGACGGTGAAAATTGCCACCAACACGCAGCTGGCGGAGAAGAAACCGCACTGGATTGATTTTAATGCCGGACGGCTGATTGAAGGCATGAGCATGGAGGCGATGCTGGCGGATTTTGTCGACATGATTGTCGCCATTGCCAACGGTAAATCCAGCCGTAATGAAACCAATGATTTCCGTGAGTTAGCGATTTTTAAAAGCGGTGTGACGTTGTAA
- a CDS encoding YqjK-like family protein, translated as MSRREREARIHALLNQVQQQRLDLSAARRDWLEGTAHYDRGWLTFLSLRRYLAIGSSALAIWSIRSPNRLLRWAKRGFGLWSTWRMLKSALPPR; from the coding sequence ATGAGCCGTCGCGAGCGCGAAGCACGTATTCACGCCTTGCTTAACCAGGTACAACAGCAGCGCCTGGATCTGAGCGCTGCGCGTCGTGACTGGCTGGAAGGCACGGCACACTATGATCGTGGCTGGCTCACTTTCCTCAGCCTGCGACGCTATCTGGCGATTGGCAGCAGCGCGCTGGCGATCTGGTCGATCCGCAGCCCCAATCGTTTATTGCGCTGGGCAAAACGCGGATTTGGCCTGTGGAGTACCTGGCGGATGCTCAAATCCGCCCTGCCACCACGCTGA
- a CDS encoding DUF883 family protein, protein MAKETTSEHLRAELKNLADTLEEVLSNTGEKSKTELDKLRQKAREALDNSRERLGESSERLAQSTREAAHKADDYVRENPWHGVGIGAAVGVIIGILISRR, encoded by the coding sequence ATGGCTAAAGAAACAACTTCAGAACATTTGCGTGCGGAACTGAAAAACCTGGCAGATACCCTGGAAGAAGTTCTGAGCAACACCGGTGAAAAATCGAAAACCGAGCTGGATAAGCTGCGTCAGAAAGCGCGTGAAGCGCTGGATAATTCGCGTGAACGCCTGGGTGAATCGAGTGAGCGTCTGGCGCAATCGACCCGCGAAGCGGCACACAAAGCGGATGACTACGTGCGCGAAAACCCGTGGCATGGCGTGGGTATCGGTGCGGCGGTGGGTGTAATCATCGGCATTCTGATTTCACGGCGTTAA
- the sstT gene encoding serine/threonine transporter SstT, which translates to MQTNIIGRLGALFAGSLVKQIMLGLIAGVALAWFSRDAALAVGLLGELFVRALKAVAPLLVLVLVISSIANHQQGQKTNIRPIIMLYLLSTFFAAIVAVVFSHLFPQVLSMNVGKTEITPPSGIAEVLHGLLMSMVSNPIEALMNANYIGILVWALGLGLAFRHASPSSKAFLNDASNAATWVVRCVIRCAPLGIFGLVASILASTGFDALWEYASLLSLLIGCMLLMALVVNPLLVFNKIRRNPYPLVFTCIRESGVTAFFTRSSAANIPVNMALAKRLGLDEDTYSVSIPLGATISMAGASITITVLTLAAVHTLGIAVDVPTAILLSLVASLCACGASGVAGGSLLLIPVACNMFGIPNDLAMQVVAVGFIIGVLQDSAETALNSSTDILFTAAVCQAEAERSAA; encoded by the coding sequence ATGCAAACAAACATCATTGGACGCCTGGGCGCGCTGTTCGCAGGCAGCCTGGTAAAACAAATTATGCTGGGTCTGATTGCCGGAGTGGCACTGGCCTGGTTTTCGCGCGATGCGGCACTGGCTGTTGGCCTGCTGGGGGAACTGTTCGTTCGCGCCCTGAAAGCCGTGGCGCCGTTGCTGGTACTGGTGCTGGTGATCTCGTCGATTGCCAATCACCAGCAGGGGCAAAAAACCAATATCCGCCCGATCATCATGCTGTATCTGCTGAGCACGTTTTTCGCGGCCATCGTCGCGGTGGTGTTCAGCCACCTGTTCCCACAGGTGCTGTCGATGAACGTCGGCAAGACCGAAATCACCCCACCCTCCGGTATTGCCGAGGTGCTACACGGCCTGCTGATGAGCATGGTGTCGAACCCGATTGAAGCACTGATGAACGCCAATTACATCGGCATTCTGGTGTGGGCGCTGGGGCTGGGTCTGGCGTTTCGTCATGCCAGTCCGAGCAGCAAAGCCTTTCTCAACGATGCCTCAAATGCGGCGACCTGGGTGGTTCGTTGCGTGATCCGCTGCGCACCGCTGGGGATTTTTGGCCTGGTGGCGTCGATTCTCGCCTCAACCGGTTTTGATGCATTGTGGGAATATGCCAGCCTGCTGTCATTGCTGATCGGTTGTATGCTGCTGATGGCGCTGGTGGTTAACCCGCTGCTGGTATTCAACAAAATCCGCCGTAATCCCTACCCGCTGGTCTTCACCTGCATACGTGAAAGCGGCGTCACCGCCTTCTTCACCCGCAGTTCTGCGGCGAATATTCCGGTGAATATGGCGCTGGCAAAACGGCTGGGCCTCGACGAAGACACCTATTCGGTGTCGATTCCGCTGGGAGCCACGATCAGTATGGCGGGAGCGTCAATCACCATCACCGTGCTGACGCTGGCGGCAGTGCATACGCTGGGGATTGCTGTCGATGTGCCCACCGCGATTCTGCTCAGCCTGGTGGCTTCGCTGTGCGCCTGCGGGGCCTCTGGTGTCGCCGGTGGCTCGCTGCTGCTGATCCCGGTCGCCTGCAATATGTTTGGTATTCCCAATGACCTGGCAATGCAGGTTGTTGCCGTCGGTTTTATTATTGGCGTGTTGCAGGACTCCGCCGAAACCGCGCTGAATTCCTCAACGGATATTCTGTTTACCGCAGCGGTGTGTCAGGCCGAAGCGGAGCGTTCAGCAGCATAA
- a CDS encoding DUF1090 domain-containing protein produces MKRHLLLGAVLFSLSGSLLAAESLCQQKEQDIQREIGMAKQHDNQRRVNGLERALTEVRASCTDEKLKAAHHERIEAQKHDVAERERELKEERQKGNDKEKIAKRERKLEEAQHELKQLEAERY; encoded by the coding sequence ATGAAACGTCATTTACTCCTGGGTGCTGTTCTCTTCTCCCTCTCCGGCTCACTGCTGGCAGCTGAGTCACTGTGCCAGCAAAAGGAGCAGGATATTCAGCGTGAAATCGGTATGGCAAAGCAACATGATAACCAGCGCCGCGTTAACGGGCTGGAACGTGCGTTGACCGAAGTCCGCGCCAGCTGCACCGATGAAAAACTGAAGGCGGCGCATCACGAACGTATTGAAGCGCAGAAGCACGATGTGGCTGAACGAGAGCGTGAACTGAAAGAAGAGCGTCAGAAAGGTAATGACAAAGAGAAGATTGCGAAACGCGAGCGTAAGCTGGAAGAGGCGCAGCATGAGCTGAAACAGCTCGAAGCTGAGCGCTACTAA
- the exuR gene encoding transcriptional regulator ExuR yields the protein MDLTESRRLYQQLASELKRRIEAGEYPVGEKLPAERLIAEEMQVSRTVVREAIIMLEVEGYVEVRKGSGIHVIASQQQNRIVTSSQLEFASFGPFELLQARQLIESNVAEFAATQVTRQDIIALMAIQEKARQEDHFRDSEWDMQFHVRIAQSTQNSALAAIVEKMWLHRLHNPYWLKLHEHIDQRNILSWCDDHDQILKALIRKDPAASKLAMWQHLENTKQMLFNATADDFEFNVDRYMFAENPVILPEGTDNSR from the coding sequence ATGGACCTGACCGAATCCCGTCGCCTTTATCAGCAACTGGCCAGCGAGCTGAAACGCCGCATCGAAGCCGGTGAATATCCGGTGGGCGAAAAACTCCCAGCCGAGCGATTGATCGCCGAAGAGATGCAGGTAAGCCGCACGGTGGTGCGCGAAGCCATCATCATGCTGGAAGTGGAAGGCTACGTGGAGGTGCGCAAAGGTTCCGGTATTCATGTCATTGCCAGCCAGCAGCAGAACCGGATTGTCACCTCCAGCCAGCTGGAGTTTGCCAGTTTTGGCCCGTTTGAACTGCTCCAGGCACGTCAGCTGATTGAGAGCAATGTGGCAGAATTTGCCGCTACCCAGGTGACACGCCAGGACATCATTGCGCTGATGGCGATTCAGGAAAAAGCACGTCAGGAAGACCATTTCCGCGATTCCGAATGGGACATGCAGTTCCATGTCCGTATTGCCCAATCAACACAAAACAGCGCCTTAGCGGCGATCGTCGAGAAAATGTGGCTGCATCGCCTGCATAACCCCTACTGGCTGAAGCTGCATGAGCATATTGATCAACGCAACATCCTCAGCTGGTGTGACGATCACGATCAGATCCTGAAAGCACTAATCCGCAAAGATCCCGCCGCCAGTAAGCTGGCTATGTGGCAGCATCTGGAAAATACTAAACAGATGCTGTTCAACGCTACCGCAGACGATTTTGAGTTTAATGTGGACCGTTACATGTTTGCTGAAAATCCGGTCATCCTGCCGGAAGGTACTGACAATTCTCGTTGA
- a CDS encoding phage holin family protein: MSDSQQSHGPGKGVINIGQRIVTTLVSIVETRIRLAVVELEEEKANLIQMLMMVGLTMLFTAFGLMSLMVLIIWAVDAQYRLMAIAITTAVLFLLALIFGLWTLRKSRQSTLLRHTRKELETDRQLLEEHRS; encoded by the coding sequence ATGAGTGACAGTCAGCAAAGCCACGGCCCAGGCAAAGGGGTCATCAACATTGGTCAACGTATTGTTACCACGCTGGTCAGTATTGTTGAGACACGCATCCGGCTTGCAGTGGTGGAACTGGAAGAGGAAAAAGCCAACCTGATTCAGATGCTGATGATGGTGGGCTTGACCATGCTGTTTACCGCCTTTGGCTTGATGAGCCTGATGGTGCTGATCATCTGGGCGGTCGATGCGCAATATCGGCTGATGGCGATAGCCATTACCACTGCCGTCCTGTTTCTGCTGGCGTTGATTTTTGGTCTCTGGACGCTACGTAAATCACGCCAGTCCACGTTGCTGCGCCATACACGCAAAGAGCTGGAAACCGATCGCCAACTGCTGGAGGAGCATCGCTCATGA
- the mzrA gene encoding EnvZ/OmpR regulon moderator MzrA, with translation MKNLIPKRLLPWLLGGALALLALTLAPALLNHDTVVKIRVAHNGTALPDGFYLYQQLSAQGVRIKSITPSGDALVIHFENEEQSLAAQKVLRRLLPQGFVVAAGHQASQQNQDANRPTYS, from the coding sequence ATGAAAAATCTGATTCCCAAACGCCTGCTGCCTTGGCTGCTGGGCGGTGCACTGGCACTGCTGGCGTTAACCCTCGCTCCGGCACTGCTGAACCACGACACCGTGGTAAAAATCCGTGTCGCACATAACGGCACCGCGCTGCCGGATGGCTTCTATCTCTATCAGCAGCTTTCTGCCCAGGGCGTGCGCATCAAAAGCATCACGCCGTCTGGCGATGCGCTGGTGATTCACTTCGAAAACGAAGAGCAGAGTCTGGCGGCGCAAAAAGTGTTGCGCCGTCTGCTGCCACAAGGTTTTGTCGTGGCTGCGGGCCATCAGGCCTCACAGCAAAATCAGGATGCCAACCGTCCGACTTATAGCTAA